The Armatimonadota bacterium genome includes the window TCCTCCGCCACCGCGGTGAGGGCCGCGCAGAACCGTCGGTAGGCCTCCCCCTCTTCCGCGGAGATCCCTGCTCGGCCGTTCGCCAGAACGATGAGGCTGTCGTTGGTGCTGGTGTCTCCGTCCACGGTGATGCGGTTGAAGGAAGCATCCGCGGCAATTCGGAGCGCCTCCCGGAGCCGTCCGGGGGAGATGCGGGCATCCGTGGTGAGAAAGCCCAGGGTAGTGGCGAGCTGGGGATGGATCATCCCGGCACCCTTCGCCATCCCGCCCACCGTCACCACGCCCTCCGGCAAGCGCACCTGCGCCGCGGCCCGTTTGGGGAAGGCATCCGTGGTGAGGATGGCCTCCGCCGCGGCCTCGCCCCGACGTTCCAGGGCTCGTACCGCCTGCGGGATCCCCCGACGGATGGCCTCCATGGGGAGGGGAACGCCGATCACCCCCGTGCTGCACACCAGCACGCGGGAACGCGGGATCCCGAGCTCCCGTGCGGCGAGTTCCGCCATCTCGTAGGCGTCCCGAAGCCCCCGCGGCCCCGTGCAGGCGTTGGCGTTGCCGCTGTTGGCCACGATGGCCTGCGCGACTCCCCCGGACAGGGCCTCCTGGCAGTACCGCACGGGTGCCGCCTTCACTCGGTTGGCGGTGAAGAGCCCCGCCGCGGAGGCAGGGACTTCCGAGTAGAGGAGGGCCAGGTCCAGCCGCTGGGGCTTGATCCCGCAATGTACTCCCGCCGCCAGGAAGCCCTGCGGGCTCGTGACGTCTCCTGGAATGCGGACCACGTGCTCCGAGAGCTCCATGGCACCTAGGGGTAGAGGGGAGGGGTGAGGAGCCCTTCCGTCTCCGGAAGCCCGAACATGAGGTTCATGCACTGGATGGCCTGCCCCGCAGCCCCCTTCCCCAGGTTGTCCAGGGCCGCGATGGCAATGGCCACCTCCCGCTCCGTATCCACCCGAACCGTCAGATCGCAGAAGTTGGAGCCATACGTGGCCTTCGTCTGCGGGAGGTCCCCCGTGAGCACCCGCATGAAGGGCTC containing:
- the argJ gene encoding bifunctional glutamate N-acetyltransferase/amino-acid acetyltransferase ArgJ, with the translated sequence MELSEHVVRIPGDVTSPQGFLAAGVHCGIKPQRLDLALLYSEVPASAAGLFTANRVKAAPVRYCQEALSGGVAQAIVANSGNANACTGPRGLRDAYEMAELAARELGIPRSRVLVCSTGVIGVPLPMEAIRRGIPQAVRALERRGEAAAEAILTTDAFPKRAAAQVRLPEGVVTVGGMAKGAGMIHPQLATTLGFLTTDARISPGRLREALRIAADASFNRITVDGDTSTNDSLIVLANGRAGISAEEGEAYRRFCAALTAVAEDLAKMVVRDGEGATRLVRVEVTGALDEAEARKAAYTVATSLLVKTMLHGGEPNWGRILAAVGRAGVALEESRTRIWFGPVLVVQGGVGIPEALPDGAQALRAPEVTLRVDLGVGSGRWWVWTCDLSEEYVCLNGAYIT